One genomic region from Actinocatenispora thailandica encodes:
- a CDS encoding dihydrolipoamide acetyltransferase family protein, translating into MDILMPRLSDTMEEGVVASWRAKVGDEVHAGETLVEIETDKALMEHESYQDGVLTEILVPEGGSADIGAPIGRLRVAGEPEQPPAGSAGAVEGSAPAEAPARPTEAAAEETAAAAAPAPAGPSAPAADPVRANGSRVRATPLVRRLARESGVDLGAVTGSGPGGRIIRADLDRLAATPAPAAPAAAPAEPAAAVAVPVTEDDEVTPLGSMRRTIARRLADSMRTAPHFYLTRTVDAGPMGQLRAELNAKLVAAERPKISLNDIVLRAVAVTLRQHPEMNASFGEDAIVTHKRVHVGMAVATPAGLVVPVLRDADTRSLTDIAGAARELAGKARDRKLSPAEMSGSTFTVSNLGMFGVDQFTAVINPPEAGILAVGALREEPGVVDGAVAVVKRMTVTLSVDHRVVDGAQGAQFLADLARLLENPWLAIV; encoded by the coding sequence ATGGACATCCTGATGCCGCGCCTGTCCGACACCATGGAGGAAGGCGTCGTCGCGAGCTGGCGTGCCAAGGTCGGTGACGAGGTGCATGCCGGCGAGACTCTGGTGGAGATCGAGACCGACAAGGCGCTGATGGAGCACGAGTCCTATCAGGACGGTGTGCTCACCGAGATCCTGGTGCCGGAGGGTGGTTCGGCGGACATCGGTGCACCGATCGGCCGGCTGCGGGTGGCGGGCGAGCCGGAGCAGCCGCCCGCGGGGTCGGCCGGAGCCGTCGAGGGGTCGGCACCGGCCGAGGCACCCGCCCGGCCGACCGAAGCCGCCGCCGAGGAAACCGCGGCGGCCGCCGCGCCGGCACCCGCCGGCCCGTCGGCGCCTGCCGCGGATCCGGTGCGGGCCAACGGATCTCGGGTCCGGGCGACGCCGCTGGTGCGCCGGCTGGCGCGGGAGTCCGGCGTCGACCTCGGCGCCGTGACCGGCAGCGGCCCCGGCGGCCGGATCATCCGCGCCGATCTGGACCGGCTGGCCGCCACCCCGGCGCCGGCCGCGCCCGCGGCGGCCCCGGCCGAGCCGGCCGCCGCCGTTGCCGTACCGGTGACCGAGGACGACGAGGTGACGCCGCTCGGCTCGATGCGGCGCACCATCGCGCGCCGGCTGGCCGACAGCATGCGCACCGCGCCGCACTTCTACCTCACCCGTACCGTCGACGCCGGGCCGATGGGGCAGTTGCGTGCCGAGCTGAACGCGAAGCTGGTCGCCGCGGAGCGGCCGAAGATCAGCCTGAACGACATCGTGCTGCGCGCGGTGGCGGTGACGTTGCGGCAGCACCCGGAGATGAACGCGTCGTTCGGCGAGGACGCGATCGTCACGCACAAGCGGGTGCACGTCGGGATGGCGGTCGCCACCCCGGCCGGGCTGGTCGTGCCGGTGCTGCGGGACGCGGACACCCGGAGCCTGACCGACATCGCCGGCGCCGCGCGGGAGCTGGCCGGCAAGGCCCGGGACCGCAAGCTGTCGCCGGCCGAGATGTCCGGCTCCACGTTCACCGTCAGCAACCTCGGCATGTTCGGGGTGGACCAGTTCACCGCGGTGATCAACCCGCCGGAGGCGGGCATCCTGGCGGTCGGCGCGCTCCGCGAGGAGCCGGGCGTGGTGGACGGCGCGGTGGCCGTGGTCAAGCGGATGACGGTGACGCTGTCGGTCGACCACCGGGTCGTGGACGGCGCCCAGGGGGCGCAGTTCCTGGCCGATCTGGCCCGGCTGCTGGAGAACCCCTGGCTCGCGATCGTCTGA
- a CDS encoding MarR family winged helix-turn-helix transcriptional regulator produces the protein MTTTPSPALDAALGNQLYLAHRYARAAANRALRDHGVELRHLGVLGALAEDGPLSQRALVDRLQLDKSSMVLIVDELERQGLAERRRNERDRRSYAVHLTAAGRDRLAAAVHATDAVLAELFAPLSTAEREQLHELLDRFIEHAAARE, from the coding sequence GTGACGACGACACCCTCCCCGGCACTGGACGCCGCCCTGGGCAACCAGCTCTACCTCGCCCATCGGTACGCCCGGGCCGCTGCCAACCGCGCGCTGCGTGACCATGGCGTCGAGCTCCGGCACCTCGGTGTCCTCGGCGCGCTCGCCGAGGACGGCCCACTCAGCCAGCGCGCCCTGGTCGACCGGCTCCAGCTCGACAAGTCCTCGATGGTGCTGATCGTCGACGAACTCGAACGGCAGGGCCTCGCCGAGCGCCGCCGCAACGAGCGCGACCGGCGCAGCTACGCCGTGCACCTGACCGCGGCCGGGCGGGACCGTCTCGCCGCCGCGGTGCACGCCACCGACGCGGTGCTGGCCGAGCTGTTCGCGCCGCTGTCCACGGCCGAGCGCGAGCAGCTGCACGAGTTGCTCGACCGGTTCATCGAGCATGCCGCCGCCCGCGAGTGA
- the pdhA gene encoding pyruvate dehydrogenase (acetyl-transferring) E1 component subunit alpha, with protein MARRKSGASDKPDVEQLTEFYRRMLLVRRFEERTARAYTEAKIGGYCHLNLGEEATVVGLMDGIEARDYLFVSYRDHGYALLRGMDPGRVMAELYGRSDGVSRGWGGSMHLFDVETRQLGGYGIVGGQLPLATGAALALQYKETDEIVLCQLGDGATNIGAFHEALNIAALWQLPIVFAVVNNALGMGTTVEMSSAEPELHKRGAAYRMASARVDGNDVTAVRDAMRDAAAHARSGKGPFLLEATVGRLRGHSVVDPATYRSAEEVAAVRRADPVVALHDQLQTAGVGDEKLAAIEQDVATVVTKAVEFAESSPKPEVGTLFDYTYASPVPNDTRRRPAEPLFPEVVAQ; from the coding sequence GTGGCGAGGCGGAAATCCGGCGCGAGTGACAAACCCGACGTCGAGCAGCTGACCGAGTTCTACCGGCGGATGCTGCTGGTCCGACGGTTCGAGGAGCGTACCGCGCGCGCCTACACCGAGGCGAAGATCGGTGGCTACTGCCACCTCAACCTCGGTGAGGAGGCCACCGTCGTCGGCCTGATGGACGGCATCGAGGCCCGTGACTACCTGTTCGTCAGCTACCGCGACCACGGGTACGCGCTGCTGCGCGGGATGGACCCGGGCCGCGTGATGGCCGAGCTGTACGGCCGCTCCGACGGCGTCTCCCGCGGCTGGGGCGGCTCGATGCACCTGTTCGACGTCGAGACCCGCCAGCTCGGCGGGTACGGCATCGTCGGCGGGCAGCTGCCGCTCGCGACCGGCGCCGCGCTGGCCCTGCAGTACAAGGAGACCGACGAGATCGTGCTGTGCCAGCTCGGCGACGGCGCGACCAACATCGGTGCGTTCCACGAGGCGTTGAACATCGCCGCGCTCTGGCAGCTGCCGATCGTGTTCGCGGTGGTCAACAACGCGCTCGGGATGGGCACCACGGTCGAGATGTCGTCCGCCGAACCCGAGCTGCACAAGCGCGGCGCCGCCTACCGGATGGCCTCGGCGCGGGTGGACGGCAACGACGTGACCGCGGTACGGGACGCGATGCGCGACGCCGCCGCGCACGCCCGGTCCGGCAAGGGCCCGTTCCTGCTGGAGGCCACGGTGGGCCGGCTGCGCGGCCACTCGGTGGTCGACCCGGCGACGTACCGGTCGGCCGAGGAGGTCGCCGCGGTGCGCAGGGCCGACCCGGTGGTGGCTTTGCACGACCAGTTGCAGACCGCCGGTGTCGGCGACGAGAAGCTCGCCGCGATCGAGCAGGACGTGGCCACGGTGGTGACCAAGGCGGTCGAGTTCGCCGAGTCGAGCCCGAAGCCCGAGGTCGGCACGCTGTTCGACTACACGTACGCGAGCCCGGTGCCCAACGACACCCGGCGCCGCCCGGCCGAGCCGCTGTTCCCCGAGGTGGTGGCGCAGTGA
- a CDS encoding alpha-ketoacid dehydrogenase subunit beta, with product MSAPTTVSPATAGTTTMSYRQALHDTLRAELLRDENVLLMGEEIGRFEGSYKITAGLLDEFGPKRVKDTPIAEEGFTGAAVGAAMLGLRPIVEVMTINFSLLALDQIINHAAKIYGMFGGQAKVPLVIRTPGGGGQQLAATHSQNVELFYAFTPGLKVVAPSNPADAKGLLLAAIRDDDPVLFLENLALYNTKGEVPNDDTPVEIGRAAISRPGTDITLIGYSRTARMALDAADRLAAKGFDAEVVDLRSLRPLDRRTVVESVRKTSCAVVVEDDWLTYGIGAEVAASISDGAFDWLDAPVRRVAMAEVPLPYAKSLETAALPAVDDIVVAAEQTLRATGRG from the coding sequence ATGAGCGCGCCGACGACGGTTTCGCCGGCCACCGCCGGCACCACGACGATGAGCTACCGGCAGGCGCTGCACGACACGCTGCGTGCCGAGCTGCTGCGGGACGAGAACGTCCTGCTGATGGGCGAGGAGATCGGCCGCTTCGAGGGGTCGTACAAGATCACCGCCGGGCTGCTCGACGAGTTCGGCCCGAAGCGGGTGAAGGACACCCCGATCGCCGAGGAGGGGTTCACCGGCGCCGCGGTCGGTGCCGCGATGCTCGGCCTGCGGCCGATCGTCGAGGTCATGACGATCAACTTCTCGCTGCTGGCGCTGGACCAGATCATCAACCACGCGGCGAAGATCTACGGCATGTTCGGCGGCCAGGCGAAGGTGCCGCTGGTGATCCGCACGCCGGGCGGCGGCGGGCAGCAGCTCGCCGCGACGCACTCGCAGAACGTCGAGCTGTTCTACGCCTTCACGCCAGGCCTGAAGGTCGTCGCGCCGTCGAACCCGGCGGACGCCAAGGGGCTGCTGCTCGCCGCGATCCGCGACGACGACCCGGTGCTGTTCCTGGAGAACCTCGCGCTGTACAACACCAAGGGCGAGGTGCCGAACGACGACACACCGGTCGAGATCGGCCGCGCGGCGATCAGCCGGCCCGGCACCGACATCACCCTGATCGGCTACTCGCGCACCGCCCGGATGGCGCTGGACGCCGCGGACCGGTTGGCCGCCAAGGGGTTCGACGCCGAGGTGGTCGACCTGCGCAGCCTGCGCCCGCTGGACCGCCGCACCGTCGTCGAGTCGGTACGCAAGACCAGCTGCGCCGTGGTCGTCGAGGACGACTGGCTGACGTACGGGATCGGTGCCGAGGTGGCCGCGTCCATCTCCGACGGCGCGTTCGACTGGCTGGACGCGCCGGTGCGCCGGGTGGCGATGGCCGAGGTCCCGCTGCCGTACGCGAAGTCGTTGGAGACCGCCGCCCTGCCCGCGGTGGACGACATCGTCGTCGCCGCCGAGCAGACCCTGCGTGCCACCGGCCGCGGCTGA
- a CDS encoding FAD-dependent oxidoreductase, producing the protein MHTVIVGAGLAGPLLAQGLRRAGHDVVVHERDEPDRPDQGYRIAIAPEGDLALRACLPPDAYQRVLDTAGKRGSGWRVLDPQLRVVQETLVPPSPDEERDGRHLTVDRQTLRRILLDGLEVRYRAPFERYELLAGGRVRAHFGDGTNVETDLLVGADGTHSRVRPQLLPDAEIVELGQTEIFGKTPLTDRARELAPAVALDGFCVVTGPDGRFMPLAAHEFRTGGDDYLMWVVAGPSELFPADLSTMDKLDRRAHAARLVADWHPHLAALVRLGDPATVGSTTIRTAKPVPHWRTVPVTLLGDAAHTMVPQGTSAAVALRDAGLLCRRLTERGDRSLLDAVESYETEMLDYGFAEVDRSLRSASA; encoded by the coding sequence ATGCATACAGTGATCGTGGGCGCCGGACTCGCCGGCCCGCTCCTCGCCCAGGGCCTGCGCCGCGCCGGCCACGACGTCGTGGTCCACGAACGCGACGAGCCCGACCGACCCGACCAGGGGTACCGGATCGCCATCGCCCCCGAGGGCGACCTGGCGCTGCGCGCCTGCCTGCCGCCGGACGCGTACCAGCGGGTCCTCGACACCGCCGGGAAGCGCGGATCCGGCTGGCGGGTGCTCGACCCGCAGCTGCGGGTGGTCCAGGAGACGCTGGTACCGCCCTCCCCCGACGAGGAGCGGGACGGGCGGCACCTCACCGTCGACCGGCAGACCCTGCGCCGGATCCTGCTCGACGGCCTGGAGGTGCGCTACCGTGCCCCGTTCGAGCGGTACGAGCTGCTCGCCGGCGGCCGGGTCCGGGCCCACTTCGGCGACGGTACAAACGTCGAGACCGACCTGCTCGTCGGCGCCGACGGCACCCACTCCCGGGTCCGGCCGCAGCTGCTGCCGGACGCGGAGATCGTCGAGCTCGGCCAGACCGAGATCTTCGGCAAGACGCCGCTGACCGACCGCGCGCGCGAACTCGCGCCGGCCGTGGCGCTCGACGGGTTCTGCGTGGTGACCGGCCCGGACGGCCGGTTCATGCCGCTGGCCGCGCACGAGTTCCGCACCGGCGGGGACGACTACCTGATGTGGGTGGTCGCCGGCCCCAGCGAGCTGTTCCCGGCCGATCTGTCCACCATGGACAAACTCGACCGGCGCGCGCACGCGGCGCGACTCGTCGCGGACTGGCATCCGCATCTCGCGGCGCTGGTGCGGCTCGGCGATCCGGCCACCGTGGGCAGCACGACCATCCGTACCGCGAAGCCGGTGCCGCACTGGCGGACCGTGCCGGTGACGCTGCTCGGCGACGCGGCGCACACCATGGTGCCGCAGGGCACCAGCGCGGCGGTCGCACTGCGCGACGCCGGGCTGCTGTGCCGGCGGCTCACCGAGCGCGGCGACCGCTCGTTGCTGGACGCGGTCGAGAGCTACGAGACCGAGATGCTCGACTACGGCTTCGCCGAGGTGGACCGCTCGCTGCGGTCGGCCTCGGCCTGA